A single region of the Legionella oakridgensis ATCC 33761 = DSM 21215 genome encodes:
- a CDS encoding ComEA family DNA-binding protein, translated as MKAILGAAALSFIAVSIPAAAVPIQPATSAIAETTIRPIVKINLNQADVQTLIHSIKGIGQKKAEAIIQYRKEHGAFKSIEDLAEVRGISRSFVRLHFAQLQEKFSVE; from the coding sequence ATGAAGGCAATTTTGGGTGCTGCTGCACTCTCTTTTATTGCTGTATCAATTCCTGCCGCTGCAGTGCCAATTCAACCTGCCACTTCGGCTATTGCAGAAACAACCATTCGCCCCATTGTTAAAATTAATTTAAATCAAGCCGACGTTCAGACGTTGATTCATTCAATTAAAGGAATTGGTCAAAAAAAGGCGGAAGCTATTATTCAATATCGTAAAGAGCATGGGGCTTTCAAATCGATTGAAGATCTTGCTGAAGTGCGCGGCATCAGTCGTTCTTTTGTAAGACTTCATTTTGCGCAATTGCAAGAAAAATTTTCTGTAGAATAG